A stretch of DNA from Micromonospora sp. WMMD1155:
CCGGCGAGCCGTCGAGTCCCTCGACCCCGACGACCCGTTCCACGGGCCGGCCTCGGTCAACCTCGGCATCGGCCTGCTTGCGGTTTTCGAGCACACCGGTGACCTTGTCGATCTGAGTGCCGCCGTGCAGGCCATTCGGGCCGGCTACACCGTGTCGAGCCCAGACGAACCCGCCCGCGCGAAGGACGCGATCGCCCTCGCCCAGGCATTGCGCACCCGCTACGAGAGGACCAGCGCCGAGGCCGACGCCACCGAGGCCGTCGCACTGTTCCGGGAGGCCGCCGCGTCGGTGGTCGCGCCCGCTCGGATCCGCATAGATGCGGCCTGGGCGTGGGCGGACCTCGAAGCGAAACGGCACTTCGGCACTCCCGGTACGGTCGACGCGTACCGTGCCGCCATTGATCTGATGCCATTGGTCGCATGGCGGGGCCTGCCGACGGCGGAGCGGGAAAACCTGCTGGTCGCCTACGCCGGTCTGGTCGACGACGCGGCCGCCGCCGCGATCGAGGCCGGCCGGCCCGCTGAGGCCGTGGAACTCGCGGAAGCCGGCCGGGCCGTGCTGTGGGGGCAGTGGCTCGCCGCCCGCAGCGATCTGTCCGCGGTGACCGCCGCCTCACCCGAGATCGGATCGTGTCTGCGAGAGTCGCGCGAGGTCCTCGACGCTGTACCGACTGCGCTCGCCAGCGAACATGCGCCGAATGACCGGCGGATGGCTGCGGCACAGCTGTGGGAGTCGGCGGTGTCCGAGGCGCGCCGCCTGCCGGGGCTGTCCGGGTTCCTTCGGCCGCCGCAGTTCGAGCAGCTGCGGGACCGGCTTCCGGACGGCACAACGGTGATCATTACGGTCAGCCGGCACCGCTGCGACGCCCTACTGGTCACAGTCGACGGGGTGCGGCCCGTCCGGCTCCCGGACCTGACCTTCGACGACGCGTACGATCGGGCCAACGATCTTGTACGCGCCCATCGGAGTGCCGACGGCCCCGAATCCTGGCCCGCCTACGACACCGCGATCACCGAGGTCCTGACCTGGCTCTGGATGGCCGTGGTCGCGCCGGTGCTCGCCGAGATCCGCCCGCACGGGCCCAGCCATCGCGTCTGGTGGTGCCCCACCGGCCCGCTAACCCTGCTCCCACTGCACGCCGCGATCAGCCCGGACGACAGTGAATCGGCGATGGACCGGGTGGTCTCGTCGTACACGCCGACCGTGCGGGCCCTCACCGAAGCGGACCGGCCGGACACCCCCACCCCGGCCACCGGCGTCCTCGCCGTGATCCAGCCGGACACTCCCGGCATGGACCCGCTGCCGAGCGCCGAACGGGAGCTGGACATCCTGCGGGAACTGACCGGCGGGCGGCTCACCGTACTCGCCGGCGACCGGGCCACCCGGACGTCCGTCGCCGCCCGGGTCGCCGAGCACCAGGTCGCGCACTTCAGCTGCCACGGCGTACAGAACGTTCGAGACCCCAGCCGCAGCGGGCTGGCGCTGCACGACGGCTTGCTCACCATCGCCGACCTGCGTGCCGGGGCGCCCGCGCTGCGCGGCGACTTCGCGTTCCTGTCCGCGTGCCGGACTGCGGCCGGCGGCGTACGGCTGCTGGACGAGGCCCTGACCCTCGCCGCCGCCCTGCACCATATCGGGTACCGGCGGGTCATCGGCACCCTCTGGTCGGTGCCGGACCTCGGCGCCGCCAGGGTCAGCGCCACCGTCTACCGCCACATCATCGTCGACGGCCAGCTCGACGCCAGCACCTCGGCGCAGGCCCTTCACGAGGCGGTGCAGTCGCAGCGACGTCGGTTACCGCGCAACCCCAGCGTCTGGGCGTCGTTCGTACACATCGGGCGGTGAGGCGGGCCGCGATCGCTCTACAAGATGTCGCCGAACAGGCCCAGCCCCGCCCAGAACCACGGGTCGTCCCGGCGGGCCCGTTCCGCACGTACCGCGTCGGAGAACGCGACTGCCACGTGCGCGACTCGCCGTTCCGCCAGGTTGCGGTGAAAACGCGAGCCGATCCGCGGGGCACTACGGTCCGGCACCGGCCAGCGGGCCGCGATCACCGATCGGGCGCCGCGCCGCAGCGCGACGGTCACCCATTCCAGCGGCACGGCCGGCGCGCTGCCCTCCGCGGTCCGGCAGGCACCGAGGTTGACCACTGGCGGCAGCGGCCACTCCAGCAGTTCGGGCAGGACCAGGGGCCGGTCCGGTGGGTCCAGGATGGGCACACCACCGCGGATCGTGGCGCGTGCGGCGACGGTCAGCACGTCGGCCGACTCCGTCTCCAGCTTGTAGCCGACGGTTGGAACCGAGCAGTTCCTCGGGCGGCTCGGCCGGTCCGGCGGTGAACGTCTCCACCATGCGCATGTTTGTGCTCGTCATATCGATCAGCCGATTTAGGCATGGCTCAACCCGTTCGGCGAAGCCACAGGCGAAGAAGGGGTCTCCGATGGGCGGATCGGAGGCCACGCCCGGGGGTCAGAGGAGGTCGGTGTGCCACGTCCGGGTGCGGACGAGGTGCCGATATCCGACCCATTCCTGGGCGATGCGGCGTCCCTCGACCAGAAGCCGGGCGGCTGCGTCATGGTGTTCCTCGGGAAGCCAGCCGACCAGCGACCTGGCGCGGCCCTCTTCCACGGCGTTGTCACCGGCCCGCCAGCTTCGGCCCGTCGCGAAGAGTTCCGCGTAGAGCCGCACCGCGGGGCGCACCTGCGGCAGGCCCGCGGCGCACGCCGTACGCTGGGCGGAGTCCGGGATGCGCAGTCCGGAGAGGTCCACGTCGCCGAAGTAGCGGATCCGGCGGATTTCGTGGTTGTCGGCGATCGACCGGACGGATGCCATGAAGCTCGCCCCCAGACCCCAGGCGACGTGTCCCACGTTGTGGCTTGCGGGCAGGGCCTTCACGATCGACCACCATGTCGCGCTGTTCTCCACCACGAGCAGCAGGTCACCGTCGCCGACGTGGGTCCAATGGTTTGCCGCTACCTTGGTCAGTACGCGTTTGCTCAGCAGCGGGGGTGGGGTCGCGACGGCATGCAACAGTCGAAGAAGCCGCTCCTGGTCACCGAAGAGGGGCCCATCGCGCATGCCGTCCAGCGCCTTCTCGGGCGAGGGGAAGCCTTCCTCATCACCGGAGGCGCTGAAGATTTCCAGAGCCCGTTCCCGCAGCGGGACCAGGGTGGTGTCGGGATTGCTCAGCAGCCAACGGTTGATCGCCTCGTACCGGACGCGCTGCTTGTCCGTGGCCGTCGGCCAGGCATCCTCCAGGTCGTACATCTGCGGGTGCCATCGCGGCATCGGCGGCACAATCCTCCGCGTCTTCGGCGCTACGGGCACGAGCTTAACCTTCTGGGGCAGCGCGATTCTCTCGGAGTCGGTGGCCCGCACCGGCACGATCTGCGCTCGCTCGGCCAGGACGGACAGGCTCGCGCGGAGCATCGCCGTGGCGGCATCATCGCCCTCTCTGCGCTGGTAGACCGCATGGAAGCACCGACGCACCTCGTCAATGGGCACCTCCTTGAGCGTGGTGCCGCGCCACCGTTTCGCGGTGGCCCATTCTCTGAGCTTGTCGTATAGGGCTTCCGCTAGCTGGTCAGTACGCTTCGCCACGGCGCCGCTCCGGGATGACGATTCTCGTGGTGGTAACGACGCCGGTGCCGTTGGGCGACGCGAGCGCCTCCAGATGCGGCGCTATCCGTTCGTCCACGGAGAGATACTTGCGCCCGGCGCGCAGGTCCGCGTCGTTGCGCAGCCGGACGATCATCGGAAAGCCGCCCAAGGCTTCCTCCTCGTAGAGACCGGTGGTGTAGACGAGCTGGACGCCAAGGGCAGCCGCCACCCCGCGTTGGAGGTCGAGCAGGTAGGTGGCGGATGCGCGGCCGATGGGATTGTCCAGGAACAGCACGCCGGAGTGGTGGTGTCGGGTCTTCCCCAGATCGTTCGCGCGTAGCGCGGCCAGCGTGCAGTAGAGGATGATCGCGGCGGTGAGGTGCTGTCCGCCGGAGAACACGTCACGCACGTCGGAGATCCGGACCCGTTCGGCACGCAGCACCGCGTCCGGCTTAAGCATCGTAACCTTGAAGCCTTTGGGTACGGCGGCTCGGACCGCCCGCAGCACGACGCCGAGTCCGTCGCGCTTCTCGGTCGCCGTGTAGCGCTCCACGGCGTCGTCGAGGACCATGCCCAGTTGGTGGGCGAGCAGGTCTCCATCGACGGCTGAGCAGCCGATGCGCAAGAACTCGAGTCCGGTCCAGTCACCGAGCCCTTCGGGGAGCTTCGACAGCCGTTGCGCCGTGCGCAGCCTACGCAGTGCGCCGTCCACGATGGCCTTGAGCCGTTCGAGGATGATGGTGCGGTGCCGGTCGACCTGTGCCAGGTCGTCAGAGAGCGACCGCAGGCGCGGCCCCAGTTGCCGAGCCCATTCAGCGGCGTAACCTGCCAACGCCGAGATGGTCACCTCGGCGATCAGGGTGCGGATCGGAATGGCGAGGCTCGCGAATCTCGCCTCTGCGGCGAACTGGTGGAGTCCCTCCGCATGCTCGTGCAGCGCACGCTGAGCCTCCGAGGCAGCCTTCTGATTCTTGACGGCGATACGCTGTAGTTCCCGGTAGCGATTGCTGGCGGAAGCGGCGTCTCCGTGGAAAGGCTCGGCTCCGGAGGCACTTGACGGGGACTGATCGTCGTGCGCCGTACGGTGCGTGTCGGCAATGGTCTCGAACG
This window harbors:
- a CDS encoding CHAT domain-containing protein — encoded protein: MLTVAARATIRGGVPILDPPDRPLVLPELLEWPLPPVVNLGACRTAEGSAPAVPLEWVTVALRRGARSVIAARWPVPDRSAPRIGSRFHRNLAERRVAHVAVAFSDAVRAERARRDDPWFWAGLGLFGDIL
- a CDS encoding Wadjet anti-phage system protein JetD domain-containing protein, yielding MAKRTDQLAEALYDKLREWATAKRWRGTTLKEVPIDEVRRCFHAVYQRREGDDAATAMLRASLSVLAERAQIVPVRATDSERIALPQKVKLVPVAPKTRRIVPPMPRWHPQMYDLEDAWPTATDKQRVRYEAINRWLLSNPDTTLVPLRERALEIFSASGDEEGFPSPEKALDGMRDGPLFGDQERLLRLLHAVATPPPLLSKRVLTKVAANHWTHVGDGDLLLVVENSATWWSIVKALPASHNVGHVAWGLGASFMASVRSIADNHEIRRIRYFGDVDLSGLRIPDSAQRTACAAGLPQVRPAVRLYAELFATGRSWRAGDNAVEEGRARSLVGWLPEEHHDAAARLLVEGRRIAQEWVGYRHLVRTRTWHTDLL
- a CDS encoding CHAT domain-containing protein, producing MAAAQLWESAVSEARRLPGLSGFLRPPQFEQLRDRLPDGTTVIITVSRHRCDALLVTVDGVRPVRLPDLTFDDAYDRANDLVRAHRSADGPESWPAYDTAITEVLTWLWMAVVAPVLAEIRPHGPSHRVWWCPTGPLTLLPLHAAISPDDSESAMDRVVSSYTPTVRALTEADRPDTPTPATGVLAVIQPDTPGMDPLPSAERELDILRELTGGRLTVLAGDRATRTSVAARVAEHQVAHFSCHGVQNVRDPSRSGLALHDGLLTIADLRAGAPALRGDFAFLSACRTAAGGVRLLDEALTLAAALHHIGYRRVIGTLWSVPDLGAARVSATVYRHIIVDGQLDASTSAQALHEAVQSQRRRLPRNPSVWASFVHIGR